In Danio aesculapii chromosome 8, fDanAes4.1, whole genome shotgun sequence, the genomic stretch atgataataataattattaataataatgacttttattttacGCTGATAAATAAGGTAAAACTGGGCTAAACAAACCTCCCATTTGTACTGTCTTCTAGTTGGGGTCTTTCCAGGAGGAACCCATGGAGCTCGGACCTTCACACTGGCAGTGGATCGCAAGCTGCTCACTTTAGCCTGCTGAAAACACAGTAGTGGTGATGATTGACTTAACTGTTTCTATAATTcagataatatttatttaaacaggaaCAGCAGAATGATTCAGTCAAACCTGGCTCTTCTGTGGGCTCTTCTTCAGGTGAACATGCACAGATGTGGAGTCTGGGATATGAACATGAACGGGCGGAGAAGACGATCGTGTTTTCATCCCTTCACTTTAGTAAGACGGGCTTACGGCAGATACAGGTTGGAAATAGTGGACCAGAAGTGTATTAGAAACTTgtaagaaaaacaataataaaatataaataaatagtgtcaCGAAACACCCGCGTCGACTTTGTCCACATTCAACGATGTTTGTAGTTTTGAGTCGTTATTTAAGTTTACGCACTGCTACCAGTTAAATCGGCATGATCggaaacatgttttaaaaagctATTCGTGTACATTAAAtggtaaatattaattttaaaaatactacaaccTCAAGTCAAGCATAAACGTTGCGTCCCCCGGGTAATGTTGTTTGCACTACCCGGTAGACTCTCGCACGGACAACAATAGCCGCCAATCAGAGACCCTCCTGGCACTGCAAGTCCCGCCTTCGATGTACTGTTTTGGCTTATGATTGGCTATTTCGAACTTTAGCCACAAAGATCTGAGAAGTGTATGCCCAATGGACTGAAGCGTATTAGGTTGTCCTGACAACGACGCGTCGCTATGTGTGGGCATCTCGTTTGGcatttaattttataaacattaaacagtaGTAACGTTATGACGTTTGAATATTTGAATGAATTACTTCTTAATTATAATTACCCTAAaactttatattttcattttatatcagggtttctgcaggtttcaccaagttaaatttaagacccttttacGACCatcatgaatgaaattttagacgtatacgaggctaaatgctaaggatttttttcgaATATCACACTTGGAAAAGATTTTCTTTTGCATTATCAAAAATGAttagaatttaatacatttaacaatacaataataatgataatttaaataataaaaaataaatagttcagGTCAGTATCCtatgcagtaaataaatggagaacttctGAACAAATGTTACAgcaaggaaagtaattaaaacatgatggtaaatggatttaaaaatgttattgtatgttggtgattgtatgagcATACATTGTTGTATGATTGtatgttaatggccagattgagtagctatacatgaacaaagggaaattaagacctgttaaaaaagatttaagacctacaacacgaTATATtggtagatttaagactttttaaggcctaaagtttagcttttgagatttaagacgtTTTAAGACCCGCGGATACCCTGTTATATACAGGGTTCTCTTACACCCTTTCCAACTTCAAATTTCACGACTTTTCAAGCACATTCAAGGtgcatttgtttttgcttttccaGCACCTAACAATCACGGTAAATTACGtttatatatgctgtatgtacgttttctttatatatatatatatatatatatatatatatatatatatatatatatatatatatatatatatatatatatatatatatatatatatatatatagtacgtatagaaaataaaagtatatataagtatagtaaaagtaaatatatataaagttcaGTTATTGGATGAAGTATCTTTTAAAGTTTGATCTCTTTCTACctaaagttgatatctcaaaaaatgagCTTACAGGCAGATTTTGTTTGGTTGTAGTACCAAACTTTCATGACCAATCGTTCATGATATTTCATGCGCATtgctatttttttacagtcatttgtTTGGcgtttaggtgcaaagatgcattctggttgaatgtctcctaaatacatatagagctaataatatgccaaaacaatctgaatttgaattgtgttaatttaaattattaacaattgtaggttaataaaactgaatattatatgccattttaaaaaatgttttgaatttgaatttcttaactaAAAGATAAGGTTACAGTATAGGTCAGGATCAGCTctttatccctcaaaacactgaaagctTAAGTAAGTTTGATTAACCAATgagatgtaatttatttaaatatatgaatttgtttCACTAAAGCTTGTATATTAACTACTGAAAATAGCTGACCCCCAATAGTCAATTTGCAGAAGAATGGTCTCCTCCTGAGCCAAACTAATTCCAGCAAACTCACGCAGCTCTATGATTGGCCAAAATGATgatcgtctactcttccctgttgatcaccCCTGACATACTTTCTGCcagatctgaatttctggttttgaatttttaGTATAATGAATTTGTTCTAAATTTCTCCATCTTGAAaacttaaaactgtatttttacaaacccaaTATCTGCAGTCAGAATTCAGTACCCAAAAAAATCTGTTGTTTGAAATTGTCTTTAAAAATCTGACTTAAAAAAATTCcattgtcttaaatttcagatgttcaataaacaagtgaagaaattcaaattcacgttaagaaattcaaaacattttttaatggcatataatattcagttttattaaattacaatagtTTATAATTCAACTGAATACAATTCAAATACAGAttgttttggtttattattagctccataaatATGCGCATAAGGTGAACATTTTGCAATGAAAACTGGTCACATGACAACAATTTATGCAATCACAcaaatgctccaaaatatattttgagctcACACAGATAAAATTTTGTGTGCATATGCAaccaaaacggtcgcaattttagattcaagcaggttcaagcactttgtccaaaatccaagaacttttctaaccttgaaaacactattaaaaatcaagcattttccaggatttctaGCACTCGTAAGAACccggcactgtaaaaaatgctggttccacacaattcattcatgttgtcccaacataactcgattaagttaacacttttaacaaatttatgtggattgaacataaaaaaaattaagttgtcccaatgaaatctcaagaattgtgttgattcagcttattttaaataagtagtttgaacaagaaaaaaatttttttttttgagtatgtagacagttgaagtcagacttattcgccccctgtttatttttttctgtttaacagagagattttttttccaacacatttctaaacataatagttttaataactcatttctaataactgatttattttatctttgccatgatgacagtaaataatatttgactagatatttttcaagacacttctatacagcttaaaatgacatttaaaggtttaactaggttaattaggttaactaggcaggttagggtaattaggcaagttattgtataatgatggtctgttctggagacagtcgaaaaaatatatagcttaaagggctaataattttgaccttaaaatggttcttaaattaaaaactgcttttattctagccgaaataaaacaaataagactttctccagaagaataaaatattatcagacatactgtgaaaatttccataatctgttaaacatcatttgggaaatatttaaaaatgaaaaacaatttcaaaggggggctaataattctgacttcaactgtatgtatgtatgtatatatgcatgcatgtatgtatatgtatgtaatattattgtatatgtatgtatattatgtaaTAATCTAATCTGACCTTGTAACAACTAAActcaatttttaaatatacaatttgTGTTCTGCATTAGCctgatgtatgcatgtatgttccAAGTTAACATCCATCCTGTTTCAACTATTTAAAAAACAGGTTACAGACCAATCAAGCCAATAACCATCTGCTTTAGACATTTATTTCTTTGACAAATATTTACCATTTTTGTCAAATCAAAAGATGATGCATATTCTTGGTTAAATGAACCGGCTGAATGTCCATAACAACCATCACATTATTCATTAAGATTACCTTTAAATGAAACCATCTAAAAACCCAAGGCTGTGAAATCTAATATGAACgatcagaaaaaaaacatgttttgaagTCTCTGTAACCTCAGATTGAAAGAGCAATCTAAACTGAGGTAATTGTAAGCTTGAGTAAGCAACCTAAATGCCACTTGATGACAATTGTAGCAAAGCAGAAATCTGAAAGAACAAGAGTAACATATGCAAAAACAATTAACCGTAATTTGTGGAAACTGACCAAATTATGTGCTCGTTGAGATGTTAGCTTCAAAATAATCCACACACTTGAAGAACAATGGTTTAAGAACTATCCCTGTAAAACTCATTCACAACTATCACAAGAGGATGTTTTACTTTAAATAGAAACTGGCTCATGTTGCCATCCAAAGTAAAAGAAAACTCTGACATTCAGAAATCCACCGTAGTCAAGCTAAATGACAGAGGAAAAGCGTTCAATGccatttcaggttttttttattttttttttattgatatctTTAAATTAAATTCTTAGCTTTGAGGTTACAGTCTGAGTCAAGAATAGATGAAAGCCAGTTTAATTACTGGAAAGGAAGTCTTTAGAGCACAACCAGCAGGCTACCATTAGATGCTTTTTAAAGTTGTGCTGTGTTAATCAAGAGCTTCAGGTCGGTGCAGCAATGACAGAAGCTTTGATTTTATGACACATGTTGTGTGGCCTTCTGCATTCGGCTGTACCATTTCTTCACCTTGGTGTGTTCCATCATATCATCAAATGACTGAAGGCCTTCCATAACCCTTAGAACTCCAAACACTGCCTGTggtgaagaaataaaaaaataaacagggtatGAGAAGCAgcctatggacccttttcacaagcctgttatgacgcgtttaacagtcatcagcatcttaaatccttgaaggtTTTTAATATTTCGATAAACAAAACGTATAAAAATTTATATGCATTTCTGaatgtattatataatctttgcttcaaatgcgaaaaacgaattaccgcttgtgcgtggtgtttctaatgcagcgtctatgggacagcacagtaaatttgacgttattctctcctctggctgccatcatttctttcctttttctaaaagtctttCTAACATCATCGTggaatatttcttttattatttcagtaaataagattgtaaaataaattatttcttgtgctctcccattcactgcgctgtaagttttcccaactatgacgacttccactactgagaaactcGGAAATGTGAACAGGGTCTATTCCTCCAGACAACCACAGATTAAGCACGTTTATTCAGCATGGTTCCATAAAataggatagtttacccaaaaatggaaatttgatgtcaatttgatgacCCACAACAGAACATTCAAGAAGATTTTAGTTGGAATTGTGATTTATATGGCACTTTGAGAGTCACTTTGAAACAAAATACCTGTGACTCCTGACGGCACAGTTAAGTCCTATAAAGTGAATCCATCTGTCTGTGCAAAAAAACTGAACCTTAATTACAACTTTATTTTTACCCCACAGCATTTAAATCAATGAGAGTGGTTTCAGCCCAAAATCTACCTTAAATGTCCTACAGTAGAAATAAAGTTACCTTAAACTTGAACGgccagagggtgagtaaatttccaatcccaattctatcccttagcccttccccttaccccaatTTTCTTTAGTTTGAGGGTGTAGGGctgaggggaagggctagataaccCTTGAAactatgattttttttagcaccacacttgaaaccaaggggtaagaaatttTGCCAGAATACACTATCtgcaacggcagcatggctgcacaaattggtatttttttgtcattattacaaatttttacaacaaacaagcatatgttttaatacattcacatttataaccacgttcatgttttgatgtcatggtttaaaaaaaaaacccactaaaataaaaacagctaaatttcagctaaatctataatccataataataattcctgtatagcagtcccacaacattctgtcactcaatgacactcgaataccctgtcagaagtTTACAGTGTCTGGTCTAATGTTAatggtgtttttgtgtttacatagatgaatatggccacggtgtaaagtAAAGTAACGAtcttatatcattatgataacatgttatatgccttcagtgatttcctgaagattaatataaataataaaaatatagtaactggaataactacagcagtcgcgatcatcaatctcatatgaagcaagaaaaTCCGATGACAtttgatgatgtgtgcaggtagCGCTTTCCCATTTCTTAGGTGTAAAttttaagcccttccccttcacactctgtttcaagggctaagAGGGAGGTGTAGGGCGGGGAACAAAAATGGGATTGGCCTTAATTTCTTAAACTTTTTCACAAAgtttcttaatattttttaatacacagaactatttttaaataaataagtgcagCCTTGGtgacaataagaaaaaaaattaatctcaCAGATTTCTGCCAATTTCCATTTCTGCCAATAAATGAAAAAGAAGACTGAAGACGATTGCAACTGTTTTTCTCAGAATTCCGACATTTTTTCTCATAATTGCAAGATAAACCCACAATTCTGAGATAAGTCGCAATTGTAAGTTATGAAGTCAggatttgaaataaaaaagcTCAATTCCGAGTTATGGCTGACTTTGTATCTcgcaatctgaaaaaataaagttgcaagttattaagtcagaattttgagataaAACTCCAAATTTTATCTCACAATTGcgagtaaagtcagaattgcgactttatttctcagaattgcgagatataaagtcagaatgagtTGACTTAACTCACAGCTGCAACCTTTTAAAATTGCAAGCAATTCTAAATCAGTAACTCACAATTTCAAACTTACATTTCACAATTCTGAGATAAAAGGATTTTGAGTTAGTACAATACAATTTTGAGGAAAAATTCTGAATTCTGAGGTAAAAAGTTCCATTTTGTGGCGGAAAGAGATTCCACAGACCCAAGTTTATAGAAATAAAGTGCATTTCTATTAATATAGTTTCTGTCTGGCAGAAAAACACATACCAGATCTGCAAGGTTGGGTTCATCACCTCCCATGAATTGCTTGTTTTTTCCAATGGCTGCCACCCAGTCATTGACAGCCTTGTAAAGATCCTGTCTTACATCAGCTTGCAGATTGTGCCTGTAGAACGAGCAGATTCAACTTTAATATCAAAAcgtttttacatattatttatacaCTGCCAACAGGAGCATACTTATTTTTTAATCTCTTTGAGATGATCCACATGGCAGCAGCTCCAAAATACTTGGCAAAAAAGCCCTCAAAGGAACCGAATTTCCCTTCTCGTACTATGTAGTCAAAGGATGCGAGGGCTTCGGTTGGTGTCCGGTAAACATTTGGGGAAATTAGATGCACCAGCCAATCATCAGCCCACTTCCGCCATTTAATCTCTTCTCTGAgatataaaaatgttattgaGACATGGAGGAAGCCTTATAAAGCTAAATTATTGTTTGACacagcaaataaaaaatgaaatgttgAGAATGCAATCACTCTCAGACATAACTGATTTGCTTTACTTTCTGCTGTCTTTTCCAGGATAGAGTTGATCAGCATCCGCGTCATGCACCATGACCCAGTACTTATTGCCAAACTCTATCACGTCTTTCCCTCTGTCGTTCTTTGCCTTCATTTCAGGATAACAAGCAAGAATCTCAGATATCGTTTTGTCCCTAGGAGGAGTAAACAGACATtgaaatttgcatttaaatttacatacatttgCCTAACAAACTTTTTTGTAGCACAGCAACTATCACAAAAATGAATGcagtccttaaagggatagttcacccctaaataaaataaaaaaaagactatttacttattctcaagtggttccaatcatttatgattttttgttgttgttgttgttgagcaaaaaagcagatattttgaaaaatgttcaaaatagCCAGTAACCACTTACTTCCATTGGAAGAAGcacaaatacatgcacaaacatttttctaaatatgttcgtTTATgttcaactcaaaaaaaaaaaactcaaacatgtttatgtcaagtgaaaggtgagtacatgatgacaaaatatttatattcttattatattatatcaatattataagaaaatatatCGTAGCCGTTTCATTCTGGCTTCAAATTGTGACTAGGCCAGAAATgtaatgtataaaatgtaatgttCAAAAAATAAAGTCAAGCCAAAAGCACagcaaaaaaagatgaaaaaaaaacaccaaagtcAGCAGAGTGTTGCTACTACAAAATGTTTATGGTTCAGAGAAAACAAGGTTTAAGCctcaataaataatatgaattttttttattcaataatttgaATTGTACTGATTAGCATAACATTCACTCGAGCAAACAGAATGACTATCCTAGATCTTTACAATAATTTACAGATGACACACATTAAAAGGTCATTCGATGACGGTTAACAAAGTTCAGTCTCGTCAGGCTTATTTAGAACAAAATAAGAATTCGTTGTTATTTTAAACCGTTATACTTAGTTACTGATTTATCCATTTTTCaggcaaaaatgtaaatttctaagtaaaaaactaaatttgtaaTGATGTTTTAATCTTAATTTCCATTTCAATAAGCATATCAATATATTCTGTAGATTAGAATTTGGTTTTATGCGGACACATCTTATGAATAGTCTAACATTAACATCCATACAAATAGAATAAAACTATTCAAGCAGAAGATACTCACTTGCTGCTAATGTAGGTCTTCAAAGCACTAATAATTACTGAAGAGTCATTCAGTTGCTGTTGAAGAAACAATCAAGAAAGCGACTTGGTGAGCAGAAGTATCATATATTACACTATCCATAATCAGGAAAGACTACATACCACCGTCCCGTTCACCATCAGGATGGGGACTTTTCTGTAGGTCGACCACTTGATCTC encodes the following:
- the ptgesl gene encoding prostaglandin E synthase 2, producing the protein MMAAACARTLGKVGRLVLDTPTCRFTNTAAFVPRISIRCQGRAYGTGGSGFRSRFSLAAPVRGSGRVLGCAFLLGGGFGLYQTIKLTLQHHLAEKEADINIHAPDLDTDLKLTLYQYKTCPFCSKVRAFLDYHRLPYEIVEVNPVMRQEIKWSTYRKVPILMVNGTVQLNDSSVIISALKTYISSKDKTISEILACYPEMKAKNDRGKDVIEFGNKYWVMVHDADADQLYPGKDSRKEEIKWRKWADDWLVHLISPNVYRTPTEALASFDYIVREGKFGSFEGFFAKYFGAAAMWIISKRLKNKHNLQADVRQDLYKAVNDWVAAIGKNKQFMGGDEPNLADLAVFGVLRVMEGLQSFDDMMEHTKVKKWYSRMQKATQHVS